The proteins below come from a single Beutenbergia cavernae DSM 12333 genomic window:
- a CDS encoding carbohydrate ABC transporter permease, which produces MSATTSTAAVPPSADVRKSRRRAEREAERRAQRLHSGLSGYWFLAPFAIVFLLFLIWPIVYGLWMSFTDRTLIGTNPGLVGLENYIEAFGDAQVWQTLWQTVFFTVISTIPLVIVALVMALLVFTGLPGQWLWRFAFFASFLLPVAVVTQVWGWMFQPDLGLFNTWLGNLGLDPVGWLTDERFAMWSIALVTVWWTVGFNFLLYLAALQAIPEHLYEAAAIDGAGAWRRLFSVTIPQLGRTTWLVLILQVLASLKVFDQIYLLTGGGPAGTTRSTLLYIYDTGFVNYRLGYASAISYIFFALIIVLSLIQLFNRRKEA; this is translated from the coding sequence ATGAGCGCCACCACTTCCACAGCCGCCGTACCGCCCTCCGCCGACGTCCGCAAGTCCCGCCGTCGGGCCGAACGTGAGGCCGAGCGCCGCGCCCAGCGCCTCCACAGCGGACTGAGCGGGTACTGGTTCCTGGCCCCGTTCGCGATCGTCTTCCTGCTCTTCCTGATCTGGCCGATCGTGTACGGCCTCTGGATGAGCTTCACGGACCGCACGCTGATCGGCACGAACCCCGGGCTCGTCGGCCTCGAGAACTACATCGAGGCGTTCGGGGACGCGCAGGTCTGGCAGACGCTCTGGCAGACCGTCTTCTTCACGGTCATCAGCACGATCCCCCTGGTGATCGTCGCCCTCGTCATGGCGCTGCTGGTGTTCACCGGGCTCCCGGGCCAGTGGCTGTGGCGATTCGCGTTCTTCGCGTCGTTCCTCCTGCCCGTCGCCGTGGTGACGCAGGTGTGGGGCTGGATGTTCCAGCCGGACCTGGGGCTGTTCAACACCTGGCTCGGCAACCTGGGACTGGATCCCGTCGGATGGCTGACCGACGAGCGGTTCGCGATGTGGTCGATCGCCCTCGTCACCGTCTGGTGGACGGTCGGCTTCAACTTCCTGCTGTACCTCGCCGCGCTGCAGGCGATCCCGGAGCACCTGTACGAGGCGGCGGCGATCGACGGCGCGGGCGCCTGGCGGCGTCTCTTCTCCGTGACCATCCCGCAGCTCGGCCGGACCACGTGGCTCGTGCTGATCCTGCAGGTCCTGGCCTCGCTCAAGGTCTTCGACCAGATCTACCTGCTCACCGGCGGCGGTCCGGCGGGAACCACCCGCTCCACGCTGCTCTACATCTACGACACCGGCTTCGTGAACTACCGGCTGGGCTACGCCTCGGCGATCTCGTACATCTTCTTCGCGCTGATCATCGTGCTGTCGCTCATCCAGCTGTTCAACCGACGGAAGGAGGCCTGA
- a CDS encoding carbohydrate ABC transporter permease — MATASLVLPEVATRRAIRGADNRRATRLLLGSSASARTLAVIALVLMTLVWLLPFAWAIITSFKTEQDAASAATVWPASGWSLQAYTNVLTKGDLPIWMLNSVITAVLVTLITVVVSAMAGYAFSRTMFRGRAFALALTVASIMVPGQILIVPLFQQMLAFQMVDTYAGIILPQVVAPVMVFILKKFFDGIPSELLDAARVDGAGPWRTFFTIAVPLSKSILVAVAIFTFIGAWNNFLWPFIVTTDSALMTIPVGIATVTETYGLQYARTMASAMLAALPLLVVFMLFQRQIVRGVATTGLGGQ, encoded by the coding sequence ATGGCGACCGCATCGCTCGTCCTGCCCGAGGTCGCGACACGTCGCGCGATCCGCGGCGCGGACAACCGCCGCGCGACCCGACTCCTGCTCGGGTCCAGCGCGTCCGCCCGGACACTGGCCGTCATCGCGCTCGTGCTCATGACGCTCGTCTGGCTCCTGCCGTTCGCCTGGGCGATCATCACGTCGTTCAAGACCGAGCAGGACGCCGCCAGCGCGGCCACGGTCTGGCCCGCGAGCGGGTGGTCGCTCCAGGCGTACACCAACGTCCTGACGAAGGGCGACCTGCCGATCTGGATGCTGAACTCGGTCATCACCGCGGTGCTCGTCACACTGATCACCGTGGTCGTCTCCGCGATGGCCGGCTACGCGTTCTCCCGCACCATGTTCCGTGGGCGGGCGTTCGCTCTGGCGCTCACCGTGGCGTCGATCATGGTGCCGGGGCAGATCCTCATCGTGCCCCTGTTCCAGCAGATGCTGGCCTTCCAGATGGTCGACACGTACGCGGGCATCATCCTCCCGCAGGTCGTGGCGCCCGTGATGGTGTTCATCCTCAAGAAGTTCTTCGACGGCATCCCCAGCGAGCTGCTCGACGCCGCCCGCGTGGACGGCGCGGGACCGTGGCGGACGTTCTTCACGATCGCCGTCCCGCTGTCGAAGTCCATCCTCGTGGCCGTCGCGATCTTCACGTTCATCGGCGCGTGGAACAACTTCCTGTGGCCGTTCATCGTGACGACCGACTCGGCGCTCATGACGATCCCGGTGGGCATCGCGACCGTCACCGAGACGTACGGGCTGCAGTACGCCCGCACGATGGCCTCCGCGATGCTCGCGGCGCTCCCGCTGCTCGTGGTGTTCATGCTGTTCCAGCGGCAGATCGTGCGCGGCGTGGCGACGACCGGCCTCGGCGGGCAGTAG